One Temnothorax longispinosus isolate EJ_2023e chromosome 8, Tlon_JGU_v1, whole genome shotgun sequence genomic region harbors:
- the LOC139818073 gene encoding uncharacterized protein, with translation MSRPSRPKQPRHRYLMQKLRIIEGTKSPWERPFPKSKEYWKKFCDEEEKRLIRVREPFPKSSYLPIIPILRDFKTSLRDIVDSPAPQGLDKNVLLVDPKSSEAPDISTRGNNENVPSNAREPIVKISPPTPLKRPPKSDAVASAEEQHALFAIQNKSTIKNANSYKESLDVPSKNSITPHDGSGDGRVYSKRTCPFHRHEPAVRIFDDDIERYLTEDPRAGASPGEKLHKLPHVKDTSKYDKDKSGITSVKSKKIKRVTVPPRRELKYYPDNAIDLTASGIAEVESKDRKNDTLDKQRNFISDVHISKLEFSLGKKSTKEKKIAKGLKIVSSFPESFQPQNKVKAISDEVINKSSNSQTPEIREKLIDESE, from the exons ATGTCTCGTCCATCAAGACCGAAGCAGCCCAGACATCgttatttaatgcaaaagcTACGTATTATCGAAGGAACGAA ATCACCTTGGGAACGTCCTTTTCCTAAATCGAAGGAGTACTGGAAAAAGTTTTgcgatgaagaagaaaaaaggttGATTAGAGTAAGAGAGCCTTTTCCAAAATCATCCTACCTTCCCATCATTCCTATTTTACGCGATTTTAAAACGAGTCTTCGCGATATCGTAGATTCTCCCGCTCCTCAAGGCCTCGACAAGAACGTACTTCTCGTAGATCCGAAATCCTCCGAAGCACCAGATATTTCCACAAGAGGGAACAACGAAAATGTTCCCTCTAACGCGCGAGAGCCAATAGTTAAAATCTCACCTCCCACACCGTTGAAGAGACCGCCGAAGAGTGACGCGGTCGCGAGCGCGGAGGAACAACACGCGCTTTTCGCCATTCAGAATAAATCTACGATCAAAAACGCGAATTCGTATAAAGAGTCCCTTGATGTTCCGTCTAAAAATTCTATCACGCCGCATGACGGATCGGGAGATGGAAGAGTGTACTCAAAGAGGACGTGTCCCTTTCACAGACACGAGCCCGCGGTGAGAATTTTCGACGACGATATCGAGAGGTATTTGACGGAAGACCCGAGAGCGGGCGCGTCGCCGGGAGAAAAGTTGCACAAATTGCCGCATGTGAAGGATACGTCTAAATATGATAAAGATAAGAGCGGAATAACTTCTGTCAAGAGCAAGAAGATCAAAAGGGTTACCGTTCCACCACGAAGGGAGTTGAAGTATTATCCGGATAATGCTATTGATTTAACCGCGAGTGGAATTGCAGAGGTCGAATCTAAAGATAGGAAAAATGATACACTAGACAAACAACGCAATTTCATATCTGACGTTCATATATCGAAACTTGAATTTTCTCTCGGCAAAAAAtcgacgaaagaaaaaaagatcgcAAAGGGATTAAAAATCGTGTCGTCATTTCCAGAATCGTTTCAGCCCCAGAATAAAGTTAAAGCGATATCTGACgaagtaataaataagtcGTCGAATTCACAGACTCCTGAAATTCGGGAAAAACTCATCGATGAATCAGAATGA
- the LOC139818072 gene encoding uncharacterized protein, whose product MQSKRTVDDKTREFLNYSQRCAYKALKRLTLNKNLNFKPEVWEETSERSRASTDRSIVGTDRLDVAESESPESRTRSPEYPSLREMQRRLRETWATNIGEPGVKYKPLRSDSGKSSMAPAKSLARSAFSTKFAKYETRESRSASLLDAIPRVSCFRRRNRDRCLSCMHKSLRKTSETEAVPTEIEAKDDSESSSGGLSEIREELQKILYSRRKGILKYPETVEDASSKSMSPSPRMEQEDTEISIKIDPNQSSKDKTPLRSTESLLSKDRKSLKAASSSISMSSDVERSKISSSEAHTSDDEASSPLALDNDPSQYKNMAPCHLPTVLLPSMEPLRALRHRKPTTMEARIALMESVTLTKEKSDDEYYDDVKPAETTKREERPSAKMTDVPAKPEKADGEKDATSRTPRALLKVKSQQQLISPIVESARKGELKRGYSCASIEDLSKDSARRTFETARGEAEGGRGKVIPLEEIDSAKGSTSSDSAKAERRAELPLLTVAEITRFLEKANRGDTSATTTLESLANEFSSRLIKQHDADTTTTKKRARLAARLTKLLVDSERYLNPDKFPSDLVFSAKQPPACNSRLLRRILPLDSYNLVAPLLGMPAWYPKRAVRKETAVHYETEEEEEEEQEEEEEETEGEIPFDLIVHPPTTKDISTSGDERKVGQVRSNPYALFLRKPRRKVVTWRPLTAADLKGYDPEATLEMRARNITDRICRDFCEWLRSLGGTDSVIDEDVLGDMFEIDFTADASRTMEMSIREMPMVPNGVAAARQCHDAGELAMTRKHLIRDAKAESRPAKTMAFGTAIPRELRFVPPGNRVRERWLRCENVMTDLETMDVVWGGITDLESVRAFAKWFGERSKISLPDALRIAMTTDPAKHAVVDREAYGPEMNVEQIGGFKVRGPQSAASSFDE is encoded by the exons ATGCAATCGAAGCGGACGGTCGATGATAAAACGCGGGAATTCTTGAATTATTCGCAACGATGCGCGTACAAGGCTCTAAAGCGCCTGACGCTTAACAAAAATCTGAATTTTAAGCCCGAAGTGTGGGAGGAAACGTCGGAGAGATCGCGCGCTTCCACCGATAGATCGATAGTGGGTACAGACAGGTTGGACGTCGCCGAGAGCGAGAGTCCTGAATCCAGGACCCGCAGCCCAGAATATCCTTCCCTCCGCGAAATGCAAAGAAGATTGAGAGAAACGTGGGCCACAAATATCGGAGAGCCGGGCGTTAAATATAAGCCGTTAAGGTCGGACTCCGGCAAATCCTCCATGGCTCCCGCGAAATCGTTGGCGAGGTCCGCCTTCAGCACGAAGTTCGCTAAGTACGAGACCCGGGAAAGCCGTTCGGCGAGTCTCCTGGACGCCATTCCGAGGGTCTCGTGCTTTCGACGCAGGAACCGCGACAGGTGCTTATCCTGCATGCATAAATCCCTGCGGAAGACGAGCGAAACCGAGGCTGTCCCAACGGAAATTGAAGCGAAGGACGACAGCGAGTCCAGCTCCGGCGGACTTTCGGAAATTCGCGAGGAATtgcaaaagatattatattccCGGAGAAAGGGGATTCTGAAGTATCCGGAAACGGTTGAGGACGCGTCAAGCAAATCGATGTCCCCGTCGCCTCGGATGGAACAAGAGGACACCGAGATTTCGATAAAGATCGATCCAAATCAATCTTCTAAGGATAAAACACCATTGAGATCCACCGAAAGCCTGCTATCCAAAGATCGAAAGAGCTTGAAAGCCGCTTCCAGCTCGATTTCGATGTCGTCGGACGTCGAACGATCGAAAATTTCGTCCTCGGAAGCGCACACCTCCGACGACGAAGCGTCATCCCCGCTTGCGTTGGACAACGATCCGTCTCAGTACAAAAACATGGCGCCCTGTCACCTGCCCACGGTCTTGCTACCCAGCATGGAACCCCTGCGGGCCCTGAGACACAGGAAACCGACTACGATGGAGGCGCGAATCGCTCTCATGGAGAGCGTGACTTTGACGAAGGAAAAGTCCGACGATGAATATTACGATGACGTGAAACCCGCGGAAACCACcaagagagaggaaagacCGTCGGCGAAGATGACCGACGTTCCCGCGAAACCTGAAAAGGCCGACGGGGAGAAGGATGCGACTTCGCGGACCCCGAGAGCCCTCTTGAAAGTTAAGTCGCAGCAACAGCTGATATCGCCAATCGTAGAATCTGCACGAAAGGGCGAGCTGAAGAGAGGATACAGTTGCGCGAGCATCGAGGATTTATCGAAGGATTCTGCGAGACGTACGTTCGAGACTGCTCGAGGCGAGGCGGAAGGCGGGCGTGGAAAGGTAATCCCCTTGGAGGAGATAGATTCCGCGAAAGGGTCGACTTCCTCCGACTCGGCGAAAGCGGAGAGGCGCGCGGAATTACCGCTGTTGACAGTTGCCGAAATCACGCGATTTTTAGAGAAGGCGAATCGCGGAGACACGTCGGCCACGACCACGTTGGAGAGCCTGGCGAACGAGTTCTCCTCGCGGCTGATAAAGCAACATGACGCcgacacgacgacgacgaaaaaACGCGCTAGACTAGCCGCGAGATTAACGAAATTGCTGGTGGATTCGGAACGTTATTTGAACCCCGATAAATTCCCGTCTGACCTTGTTTTCTCCGCGAAACAGCCTCCCGCTTGCAATTCCCGTCTGTTGAGACGTATCCTGCCGCTCGACTCCTACAATCTCGTCGCCCCATTATTGGGCATGCCGGCCTGGTACCCGAAAAGAGCCGTACGAAAAGAGACCGCGGTGCATTACGAAacggaagaggaagaggaggaagaacaagaagaagaagaagaagaaacggaaGGCGAAATTCCTTTCGATTTGATT GTGCATCCCCCGACGACCAAAGACATTTCGACGAGCGGAGATGAGCGTAAAGTAGGTCAAGTCAGATCGAATCCTTACGCTCTCTTTTTGAGGAAACCGCGGCGCAAG GTTGTCACTTGGCGTCCTTTAACGGCGGCCGATCTCAAAGGCTACGATCCCGAGGCCACTCTTGAGATGAGAGCTAGAAATATTACGGACAGGATATGCCGTGACTTCTGCGAGTGGCTGCGCAGTTTAGGCGGCACCGACAGCGTCATCGACGAGGACGTCCTCGGAGATATGTTCGAAATTGACTTTACGGCCGACGCCAGCAGGACGATGGAG atgtCGATAAGGGAAATGCCGATGGTGCCTAACGGAGTAGCCGCAGCGAGACAATGTCATGATGCAGGCGAGCTCGCCATGACCAGGAAGCATCTGATCAGAGATGCCAAAGCCGAGAGCAGGCCGGCCAAAACAATGGCGTTTGGCACCGCGATACCCCGGGAGCTTCGATTCGTGCCGCCCGGAAATCgggtgagagagagatggCTCCGATGCGAGAACGTAATGACGGATCTCGAGACGATGGACGTGGTCTGGGGAGGCATAACGGATCTCGAGAGCGTCAGGGCGTTCGCAAAATGGTTCGGCGAACGTTCGAAG ATTTCGCTGCCGGATGCGTTAAGAATTGCAATGACCACCGATCCCGCGAAACACGCCGTCGTCGACCGCGAGGCGTATGGGCCGGAAATGAACGTCGAGCAGATTGGCGGTTTCAAAGTCCGCGGTCCTCAAAGTGCCGCCTCGTCGTTCGACGAATAA